A genomic region of Candidatus Eisenbacteria bacterium contains the following coding sequences:
- a CDS encoding ankyrin repeat domain-containing protein: protein MSDPTPPTDKPGPPPAPIARFMQAIHAGDGAAMRDLLEAHPDIAHTSLHAACIACDEDAVARRLANDPATATAPFRDGAWTPIECVAASPLAVLDDARRTASVAIASRLLAAGADPHAFTLADDGTSKLTALYRASERGNAGIVKLLLERGANPNDGESTYHAAERDHREVLELLLAHGAEISAAHQPWNNTVLYFLCGYDEGQPGAAAATRGMQWLLEHGADPNVPSYDHRSTPLHAVAARGRAAEVARLLLAHGADPCRGRADGRTPYELAMRAGHVAVGGVLRDAGGAVDPLRPVDAVLSACAVGDEAGARRLLGADSALRGQLLREEPDALLHAAEWGSPAAVPVLVPLGYDLAREHAHGGTALHWAAWRGRPEFVRALLEAGAPVELRDRTYGSSPLAWAAHGSSNCRAADADYMAVLDALIAAGATLPASLNRWGEPPAGLASAAVAAHLRERGIAPKS, encoded by the coding sequence TTGTCCGATCCCACGCCGCCGACCGATAAGCCCGGACCGCCGCCCGCGCCGATCGCGCGCTTCATGCAGGCGATCCACGCCGGCGATGGCGCGGCGATGCGCGACCTTCTCGAGGCTCACCCGGATATCGCGCACACGAGCCTGCACGCGGCGTGCATCGCGTGCGACGAGGACGCGGTCGCTCGCCGGCTCGCGAACGATCCCGCCACCGCCACGGCGCCCTTTCGCGACGGCGCCTGGACACCGATCGAGTGCGTCGCCGCTTCGCCTCTCGCCGTGCTCGACGACGCGCGACGCACGGCGTCGGTCGCGATCGCCAGTCGGCTGCTCGCGGCGGGCGCGGACCCGCACGCGTTCACGCTGGCGGACGACGGCACGTCGAAGCTGACGGCGCTCTACCGCGCCAGCGAGCGCGGCAACGCCGGGATCGTGAAGCTGCTGCTCGAGCGCGGCGCGAACCCGAACGACGGCGAGTCCACCTACCACGCGGCCGAGCGCGACCATCGCGAGGTGCTCGAGCTGCTCCTCGCGCACGGCGCCGAGATCTCGGCCGCGCACCAGCCGTGGAACAACACGGTGCTCTACTTCCTGTGCGGTTACGACGAAGGCCAGCCGGGCGCGGCGGCGGCGACGCGAGGCATGCAGTGGCTGCTCGAGCACGGCGCCGACCCGAACGTGCCGAGCTACGACCATCGTTCGACGCCCCTGCACGCGGTCGCCGCGCGCGGCAGGGCCGCGGAGGTCGCGCGTCTGCTGCTCGCGCACGGCGCGGACCCGTGCCGCGGACGCGCCGACGGCCGCACGCCGTACGAACTGGCCATGCGCGCCGGCCACGTCGCGGTGGGCGGAGTGCTGCGCGATGCGGGCGGCGCCGTGGATCCGTTGCGGCCGGTGGATGCGGTGCTGTCCGCATGCGCGGTAGGAGACGAGGCCGGCGCGCGTCGCTTGCTCGGCGCCGATTCCGCGCTGCGCGGGCAGCTCCTGCGCGAGGAGCCCGACGCGCTGCTCCATGCGGCCGAGTGGGGGAGTCCGGCGGCGGTCCCCGTGCTCGTCCCGCTCGGCTACGACCTCGCCCGCGAGCACGCGCACGGCGGCACCGCCCTGCACTGGGCCGCGTGGCGCGGCCGCCCGGAGTTCGTGCGCGCCCTGCTCGAAGCGGGCGCACCGGTCGAGCTTCGCGATCGCACCTATGGCAGTTCGCCGCTCGCCTGGGCCGCGCACGGTTCGTCGAACTGCCGTGCGGCCGACGCGGACTACATGGCCGTCCTCGATGCGCTGATCGCGGCGGGCGCGACGCTGCCCGCGTCACTCAACCGCTGGGGCGAACCGCCGGCGGGCCTGGCCAGCGCCGCGGTCGCGGCCCATCTGCGGGAGCGGGGCATCGCTCCGAAGTCCTGA
- a CDS encoding YceI family protein produces the protein MKQVIRPALGASALLLIAASAAPAAPIKYAVDRNHSDVGFSVRHIFTKVQGRFSDFQGTIVFDDKDASKIAVDASAVASSITTQNERRDGHLKSPDFFDAEKYPALSFKSTKVTANGQNKYKIAGDLTMRGVTKPVVFDAEFFGAGPAGKGNKAGFAATAVVNRKDFGINWNQALDNGGMVLSDDVTINLNIEANQVVEEATNVQK, from the coding sequence ATGAAGCAGGTCATCCGCCCCGCTCTCGGCGCCTCGGCGCTGCTCCTGATCGCCGCGTCGGCCGCCCCCGCCGCACCCATCAAGTACGCCGTGGACCGGAACCACTCCGACGTGGGCTTCAGCGTGCGCCACATCTTCACCAAGGTGCAGGGCCGCTTCAGCGACTTTCAGGGCACCATCGTCTTCGACGACAAGGACGCTTCGAAGATCGCCGTGGACGCATCGGCGGTCGCTTCGAGCATCACGACGCAGAACGAGCGCCGGGACGGCCACCTCAAGTCGCCCGACTTCTTCGACGCCGAGAAGTATCCGGCGCTGTCCTTCAAGAGCACCAAGGTCACGGCGAACGGCCAGAACAAGTACAAGATCGCCGGCGATCTCACGATGCGCGGCGTGACGAAGCCGGTCGTTTTCGACGCCGAGTTCTTCGGAGCCGGCCCCGCCGGCAAGGGCAACAAGGCGGGCTTCGCCGCGACCGCGGTCGTCAACCGCAAGGACTTCGGTATCAACTGGAACCAGGCGCTCGACAACGGCGGCATGGTGCTCAGCGACGACGTCACCATCAACCTGAACATCGAGGCGAACCAGGTGGTCGAGGAAGCCACGAACGTCCAGAAGTAA
- a CDS encoding S46 family peptidase: MPRPFARPALAAAFVIVCAALPALADEGMWTFDNPPLSLLEARYGFTPTPQWLEHLQRASVSFGGGSGAFVSPDGLVLTNHHVARGQLFKMSTPGKDYLRDGFFARTRAEEMRCPDLELKVLWSMENVTAAVNAALDPKAPVEARNASRKAVLAKLEQESTKRTGLKTESVELYAGGEYWLYHYRTYRDVRLVCAPEAAIADFGGDFDNFGYPRHDLDFAFFRIYEDGKPLHPADWLRWSAKGAGENELVFVSGSPGRTSRRLTVAQYEASRDVERPLRIRLQEMRVATYEAWAAKSPEQARQAEPALRGLQNNLKRERGFLEILSDPAFLARKRAGEAALRARVAADPALAAECGDAWDRIAAAQAALRERGRARRFHDLSRLSRLVDIANGIVRLTAEIEKPNGQRFREYRDTNLPSQRFQLLSPAPAYPAMEAYVLAAHLRTCLDSLGADDPFVRAALGGRPPAEVADALMNGTKLGDVAVRRALLEGGRKAVEASTDPLIVWARGLDPQYREERSWFEDKVEGVESLEGAKIARARFALDGHSIYPDATGTLRLSYGRVAGYEQLTTEVPWATNFYSLFGRSASFGGRPPFSIPASLRAAGKSLEMATPLDLATTNDIIGGNSGSPVVNRDGEYVGLVFDGNIQSFAWEFGYTDAQARCVSVDSRGLIEALRKAWHMDALVEELLPAGGGRSNR; encoded by the coding sequence ATGCCCCGACCGTTCGCCCGACCCGCCCTCGCAGCCGCCTTTGTGATCGTCTGCGCCGCGCTGCCCGCGCTCGCCGACGAGGGCATGTGGACGTTCGACAACCCGCCGCTTTCGCTGCTCGAAGCCCGCTACGGCTTCACTCCCACGCCGCAATGGCTCGAGCATCTGCAGCGCGCTAGCGTCAGCTTCGGCGGCGGCTCGGGCGCGTTCGTCTCGCCCGACGGGCTCGTGCTCACCAACCACCACGTCGCGCGTGGACAGCTCTTCAAGATGTCCACGCCCGGGAAGGACTACCTGCGCGACGGCTTCTTCGCGCGCACGCGCGCAGAGGAGATGCGCTGTCCCGATCTCGAGCTCAAGGTGCTCTGGTCCATGGAGAACGTGACGGCGGCCGTGAACGCGGCGCTCGACCCGAAGGCACCGGTCGAAGCGCGCAATGCCAGTCGCAAGGCCGTGCTGGCGAAGCTCGAACAGGAATCCACGAAGCGGACCGGGCTCAAGACCGAGTCGGTCGAGCTCTACGCGGGCGGCGAGTACTGGCTGTACCACTACCGCACGTACCGCGACGTGCGTCTCGTGTGCGCGCCCGAGGCGGCGATCGCGGACTTCGGCGGCGACTTCGACAACTTCGGATATCCGCGGCACGACCTCGACTTCGCGTTCTTCCGGATTTACGAGGACGGCAAGCCGCTCCACCCCGCGGACTGGCTGCGCTGGAGCGCGAAGGGCGCGGGCGAGAACGAGCTCGTCTTCGTTTCGGGGTCGCCGGGCCGCACGAGCCGGCGCCTCACCGTCGCGCAGTACGAGGCTTCGCGCGACGTCGAACGGCCGCTGCGCATCCGGCTCCAGGAGATGCGCGTCGCGACCTACGAGGCGTGGGCGGCGAAGAGCCCCGAGCAGGCGCGGCAGGCCGAGCCCGCGCTCCGCGGGCTCCAGAACAACCTGAAACGCGAGCGTGGCTTCCTCGAAATCCTCTCCGACCCGGCGTTCCTCGCGCGCAAGCGCGCCGGCGAGGCGGCGCTGCGCGCGCGCGTCGCGGCCGACCCGGCGCTCGCCGCCGAGTGCGGCGACGCGTGGGACCGCATCGCCGCCGCGCAGGCGGCGCTGCGCGAGCGCGGACGGGCGCGGCGCTTTCACGACCTCTCGAGGCTCTCGCGCCTGGTGGACATCGCCAACGGAATCGTCCGGCTGACGGCCGAGATCGAGAAGCCCAACGGCCAGCGCTTCCGCGAATACCGCGACACGAACCTGCCGTCGCAGCGATTCCAACTCCTCTCGCCCGCCCCAGCCTACCCGGCGATGGAAGCCTACGTGCTCGCGGCGCACCTGCGGACCTGCCTCGATTCACTCGGCGCCGACGACCCGTTCGTCCGCGCGGCGCTCGGCGGTCGCCCGCCGGCCGAGGTGGCGGACGCGCTCATGAACGGCACGAAGCTGGGCGACGTCGCGGTGCGCCGGGCGCTGCTCGAGGGCGGGCGCAAGGCGGTCGAAGCCTCGACGGACCCGCTGATCGTGTGGGCGCGCGGGCTCGACCCGCAGTATCGCGAGGAACGCTCCTGGTTCGAGGACAAGGTCGAGGGCGTCGAGTCGCTCGAAGGCGCGAAGATCGCGCGCGCACGATTCGCGCTCGATGGCCACTCGATCTACCCGGACGCGACCGGCACGCTGCGGCTCTCGTACGGGCGGGTCGCGGGCTACGAGCAGCTCACGACCGAGGTGCCGTGGGCGACCAACTTCTACTCGCTGTTCGGGCGCTCGGCGTCGTTCGGCGGCCGTCCGCCGTTCTCGATTCCGGCCTCCCTCCGTGCCGCCGGGAAGTCGCTGGAAATGGCGACGCCGCTCGACCTCGCGACCACGAACGACATCATCGGCGGCAACTCCGGCAGCCCGGTCGTGAACCGCGACGGCGAGTACGTCGGGCTGGTGTTCGACGGCAACATCCAGTCGTTCGCGTGGGAGTTCGGCTACACCGACGCGCAGGCGCGCTGCGTCTCGGTGGACTCGCGCGGGCTGATCGAGGCGCTGCGCAAGGCATGGCACATGGACGCGCTGGTCGAGGAACTGCTGCCCGCGGGCGGCGGGCGTTCGAACCGCTAG
- a CDS encoding maleylpyruvate isomerase N-terminal domain-containing protein: MESRTVKTRAQELASTLEAGAAAIADFASTLTGAEWRTPLPKDGRKVGVVVHHVASIYPLEIQLAQKLAAGGTLSDVTWDDVHALNAKHALENDGATKEETLALLRTNASSAADAVRAMSDAELDRLAPNSLYGGAPLTCQFMLEDHAVRHSFHHLARIRSALKR, from the coding sequence ATGGAGAGCCGAACCGTGAAGACTCGTGCCCAGGAACTCGCCTCGACCCTCGAAGCCGGAGCCGCCGCCATCGCCGACTTCGCCAGCACCCTGACCGGCGCGGAGTGGCGAACCCCGCTTCCGAAGGACGGCCGCAAGGTGGGAGTCGTCGTTCACCACGTGGCCAGCATCTACCCGCTCGAAATCCAGCTGGCCCAGAAGCTCGCGGCCGGCGGGACCCTCTCCGACGTGACCTGGGACGACGTGCATGCGCTGAACGCGAAGCACGCCCTGGAGAACGACGGAGCCACGAAGGAGGAGACGCTCGCGCTGCTGCGAACGAACGCCTCGTCGGCGGCCGACGCGGTCCGGGCGATGAGCGACGCGGAGCTCGACCGGCTCGCACCCAACTCGCTCTACGGCGGCGCGCCGCTCACGTGCCAGTTCATGCTCGAGGACCATGCCGTGCGCCACAGCTTCCACCACCTCGCCCGCATTCGCTCGGCGCTCAAGCGGTAG
- a CDS encoding PQQ-dependent sugar dehydrogenase: protein MKLHPRLASFALALFALAPHATRAQVLVPGFTDSVVSQGLDLPVAFDFLPDGRLVFVEQYSGEIHLLVNGQVPASPVMTVPNVTIGGEEGLLGVAVDPQFPARPYLYTHQTSTGNVIRISRWTLTGDLNGTGNGEMTADPASRYDLLSNIPDNASNHNGGTVRFGTDGMLYVSLGEDADNCSAQVLTALKGKVLRLRTSRLPPGPGSAFFAQITPVDNPYVANPDSNARLVYAYGLRNPFRFQVDPVRHCLVIGDVGLSEWEEMDLLALPGGSGVDIAPAGSNFGWPWREGPTAYMGCGGSEPSSVGPIYAYDRTALSGAAIISGGAYHAQLGGQNFPNRYEGDLFFAEYYSGNVYRLEWNGSAWVIATPDSGQADAGIWASGFESVSDFRVGPDGALWLCRQYFEGFRNTGRIERIAWTSNTGVPPGPGTRPGLRLSAYPSPARGLVTLALTSAGPGLVSVRIYDMRGRLVRDLGSRSAAAWTGAISWDGADDAGRRAPSGVYFARATAPGGEARCRVVLAR from the coding sequence ATGAAACTGCATCCTCGCCTTGCCTCGTTCGCGCTCGCGCTGTTCGCGCTCGCGCCCCATGCCACGCGCGCCCAGGTCCTCGTACCGGGATTCACCGACAGCGTCGTGTCCCAGGGCCTCGACCTGCCCGTCGCCTTCGACTTCCTGCCCGACGGACGGCTGGTGTTCGTCGAGCAGTACAGCGGTGAAATCCACCTGCTCGTGAACGGCCAGGTTCCGGCCAGTCCGGTCATGACGGTGCCGAACGTCACGATCGGCGGCGAGGAAGGCCTGCTCGGCGTCGCGGTGGACCCGCAGTTCCCGGCCAGGCCCTACCTCTACACGCACCAGACCTCGACGGGAAACGTCATCCGCATCAGCCGCTGGACCCTGACCGGCGACCTGAACGGCACGGGCAATGGTGAGATGACGGCCGATCCCGCGTCGCGCTACGACCTGCTCTCGAACATTCCCGACAACGCCTCGAACCACAACGGCGGCACGGTGCGCTTCGGCACCGACGGAATGCTCTACGTGAGCCTGGGAGAGGACGCCGACAACTGCTCCGCGCAGGTGCTCACGGCGCTCAAGGGCAAGGTGCTGCGATTGCGAACCTCGCGGCTCCCCCCGGGCCCCGGCAGCGCCTTCTTCGCGCAGATCACCCCGGTGGACAACCCGTACGTGGCGAATCCGGATTCGAACGCGCGTCTCGTCTACGCCTACGGCCTTCGGAACCCGTTCCGCTTCCAGGTGGACCCGGTGCGCCACTGCCTCGTGATCGGCGACGTGGGGCTGTCCGAGTGGGAGGAGATGGACCTGCTCGCGCTGCCGGGCGGCTCCGGCGTGGACATCGCCCCGGCGGGTTCCAACTTCGGCTGGCCCTGGCGTGAAGGCCCGACGGCCTACATGGGCTGCGGCGGCTCCGAGCCGTCCTCGGTCGGACCGATCTACGCCTACGACCGCACCGCGCTTTCCGGGGCGGCGATCATCAGCGGCGGCGCCTACCACGCCCAGTTGGGCGGGCAGAACTTTCCGAACCGCTACGAGGGCGACCTCTTCTTCGCCGAGTACTACTCGGGCAACGTCTACCGCCTCGAGTGGAACGGCTCGGCCTGGGTGATCGCGACGCCCGACTCGGGACAGGCCGACGCCGGCATCTGGGCCTCCGGTTTCGAGAGCGTGTCCGACTTCCGGGTGGGGCCGGACGGGGCGCTCTGGCTGTGCCGCCAGTACTTCGAAGGTTTCCGGAACACGGGCCGCATCGAGCGCATCGCCTGGACGAGCAACACCGGCGTGCCGCCCGGTCCCGGCACACGTCCCGGGCTGCGCCTGTCGGCGTATCCCTCGCCGGCGCGCGGCCTCGTGACGCTCGCCCTCACGTCGGCGGGCCCCGGGCTGGTCTCGGTGCGCATCTACGACATGCGCGGCCGCCTCGTGCGCGACCTGGGCAGCCGCTCCGCCGCCGCCTGGACGGGCGCGATTTCGTGGGACGGCGCCGACGACGCCGGACGCAGGGCTCCGAGCGGCGTTTATTTCGCGCGCGCGACCGCTCCCGGCGGCGAGGCACGCTGCCGGGTCGTCCTGGCCCGCTGA
- a CDS encoding thiolase family protein: MKTTATLFPRARIPYGTWGSSYFPAWQTSGLAEVNIGQFAGEAAARIYGMRRVPKSEIEYMVIGSTIPWHWKFWTAPMVASCMGERLPGYHVEQACATGLQAVLLGGAEIETGAKDVVSVLTFDRTSDSPVGVFPERRAHQRTHAIADVWDNFGFDPATGRAMISAAGMTARKYKVDRRECDDIAYCRHEQYWKAKDSGFLDKVLVPLDLLNVAGRPLGRVDEDKGVRRISLGSLRAQRELDTCVTSGGQTHASDGMATLLVTSPEKARELSKRPEIEIRFVGKAEARTEPSLMPEAPALAVQKLLQRLGLTMKDVKVAKNHNPFAVNDAVFTKITGHDWRTLNQTGCPLVWGHPQGPTLTRVLIEALEETVDLGGGYALVFGCAAGDVGIAALFEVSEGGAR; the protein is encoded by the coding sequence ATGAAGACGACCGCCACGCTGTTCCCGCGTGCCCGGATTCCCTACGGCACCTGGGGCAGCAGCTACTTTCCCGCCTGGCAGACGAGCGGCCTCGCGGAGGTGAACATCGGCCAGTTCGCCGGCGAGGCCGCCGCGCGCATCTACGGGATGCGCCGCGTGCCTAAGAGCGAGATCGAGTACATGGTCATCGGTTCGACCATTCCCTGGCACTGGAAGTTCTGGACCGCGCCGATGGTCGCGAGCTGCATGGGCGAGCGCCTCCCGGGCTACCACGTCGAGCAGGCGTGCGCGACCGGCCTGCAGGCGGTGCTGCTGGGCGGCGCCGAGATCGAGACGGGCGCCAAGGATGTCGTGAGCGTGCTGACGTTCGACCGCACGAGCGATTCGCCGGTGGGCGTCTTCCCCGAGCGCCGCGCGCACCAGCGCACGCACGCGATCGCCGACGTGTGGGACAACTTCGGGTTCGATCCCGCCACCGGCCGGGCGATGATCTCCGCCGCCGGCATGACCGCCCGCAAGTACAAGGTGGACCGCCGCGAGTGCGACGACATCGCCTACTGCCGCCACGAGCAGTACTGGAAGGCGAAGGACTCGGGCTTTCTCGACAAGGTGCTGGTGCCGCTCGATCTGCTCAACGTGGCGGGCAGGCCGCTCGGCCGCGTGGACGAGGACAAGGGCGTCCGCCGAATCTCGCTCGGCTCGCTGCGCGCGCAGCGCGAGCTGGACACGTGCGTGACGAGCGGCGGGCAGACGCACGCCTCCGACGGCATGGCCACGTTGCTGGTGACGAGCCCCGAGAAGGCGCGCGAGCTGTCGAAACGGCCCGAGATCGAGATCCGCTTCGTGGGCAAGGCCGAGGCGCGTACCGAGCCGAGCCTGATGCCCGAGGCGCCGGCGCTCGCGGTGCAGAAGCTGCTCCAGCGCCTCGGCCTGACCATGAAGGACGTGAAGGTGGCGAAGAACCACAACCCGTTCGCCGTCAACGACGCGGTGTTCACGAAGATCACCGGCCACGACTGGCGGACGCTCAACCAGACCGGCTGCCCGCTCGTGTGGGGCCATCCGCAGGGCCCGACGCTGACACGCGTGCTGATCGAGGCGCTGGAGGAGACCGTGGACCTGGGCGGCGGCTACGCGCTGGTGTTCGGTTGCGCGGCCGGCGACGTCGGCATCGCGGCGCTCTTCGAAGTCAGCGAGGGAGGTGCGCGATGA
- the solA gene encoding N-methyl-L-tryptophan oxidase → MARPELNRPAAFGALVVGAGVNGLATAWHLARRGVPRVALVERFRPGHDHGSSHGHSRITRSTYGDPLWVRLMQVAHAEEWPRLEADAGERLLHPTPGLFFGPPDGPFEQYAAAVAAVGADVERLDAEQARRRFPLFRFDGAAGALADRTAALVAADTTIRALARRCVVEGVHVLDRTRVTGIGWDARPFAVETDRGSLLAERLVIAAGPWTRALVPALAPRLTVRRQSIGFFALEAPAEDLRPGAFPVWVHLGPGANGTRYGLPEFGRQGVKIGLHEVAGESQDPDAPAAPDEPTLARLREVAEELFAVRVRERLHAETCFYTSTESEDFVLDEIPGASGAVVLSACSGHGFKFAPLMGRLAAEMVCEGRTTLADFERDRNRFRIRFQSH, encoded by the coding sequence ATCGCGAGGCCGGAGCTGAACCGGCCGGCCGCCTTCGGCGCGCTGGTCGTCGGCGCGGGAGTCAATGGTCTGGCGACGGCCTGGCACCTGGCCCGCCGGGGCGTTCCGCGCGTGGCGCTCGTGGAACGGTTCCGCCCCGGGCACGATCACGGCAGCTCGCACGGCCACTCGCGCATCACCCGCAGCACGTACGGCGACCCGCTGTGGGTCCGCCTGATGCAGGTCGCGCACGCCGAGGAATGGCCGCGGCTCGAGGCCGACGCGGGCGAACGGCTGCTCCACCCGACCCCGGGGCTGTTCTTCGGTCCCCCCGACGGGCCGTTCGAACAGTACGCCGCGGCCGTCGCGGCGGTCGGGGCGGACGTCGAGCGGCTCGATGCGGAGCAGGCGCGACGCCGCTTTCCACTCTTTCGCTTCGACGGCGCCGCGGGCGCGCTCGCGGACCGCACCGCGGCGCTCGTCGCGGCCGATACCACGATTCGCGCGCTCGCGCGCCGCTGCGTGGTCGAGGGCGTGCACGTGCTGGATCGCACGCGGGTCACGGGCATCGGCTGGGATGCGCGGCCCTTCGCGGTCGAAACCGACCGCGGCTCGCTGCTCGCCGAGCGTCTCGTGATCGCGGCCGGGCCGTGGACGCGGGCGCTCGTGCCCGCCCTCGCGCCACGTCTGACGGTCCGGCGGCAGAGCATCGGCTTCTTCGCTCTCGAGGCGCCGGCTGAAGACCTTCGCCCCGGCGCCTTCCCAGTCTGGGTTCACCTCGGGCCCGGCGCGAACGGAACCCGGTACGGGCTGCCGGAGTTCGGCCGGCAGGGCGTGAAGATCGGCCTGCACGAGGTGGCCGGGGAGTCGCAGGATCCCGACGCGCCCGCGGCGCCGGACGAGCCGACCCTCGCGCGCCTGCGGGAGGTCGCCGAGGAGCTGTTCGCCGTCCGGGTCCGCGAGCGGCTGCACGCGGAAACCTGCTTCTACACGAGCACCGAGAGCGAGGACTTCGTGCTCGACGAGATCCCCGGCGCCTCCGGAGCGGTCGTGCTTTCGGCCTGCTCGGGGCACGGCTTCAAGTTCGCGCCGCTGATGGGCCGGCTGGCGGCCGAGATGGTGTGCGAGGGCCGCACCACGCTCGCGGACTTCGAGCGAGACAGGAACCGGTTCCGGATCCGCTTCCAGAGCCACTGA